The following proteins are co-located in the Salvelinus sp. IW2-2015 unplaced genomic scaffold, ASM291031v2 Un_scaffold2750, whole genome shotgun sequence genome:
- the LOC112074668 gene encoding uncharacterized protein, with protein sequence MVCKTKYIPSNIENIISKSICIQAGPPARYRLVTKKQSLDEGDHLRIWTFGERDPTKVNKTJLIVGETGTGKSTLINAMVNYILGVENKNQVCFEIVEEEKRSQTESQTTAVTVYEVFGHEGLRVPYSLTIIDTPGYGDTRGIQEDKLVAEILYQLLICSDGIHQIDVVGFVVKATENRLSDRQKYIFDAVLSLFGKDMEKNIVALITHSDGGEPTSALKALEVAKVPGARDEXNQPVYFLFNNRQRNAXCETEKQAKKEESAMRTAQETSKXGXXEFTEFLGXIIPQNVKMTEGVLRERKRLEACIINLQERIEKIELKQNEIQQTQRALEGHKEEMESNQDFTFYVDVPYTEKIKLETGWATTCKTCKENCHHPDCWSWTLLSWCIVMKSSNCTVCTKKCSASSHEKTQEIYVHKTKKEERTHDNLKKKYEINEKGLGEKENLISAIEEDLKKAKDKKFHLVEESYQCVMSLEEIALKADAFSTHVHLDLLIEKMKETGNTDKVQKLEEMKKRAEEEPKEGMSYFRTGLKWGGKVCDFFQ encoded by the coding sequence GACAAAATACATTCCATCAAACATAGAAAATATCATATCAAAAAGTATCTGCATYCAAGCAGGACCTCCTGCACGGTATCGTCTGGTAACAAAGAAACAGAGTCTGGATGAGGGTGATCATCTCAGAATATGGACCTTTGGAGAGAGAGATCCCACCAAGGTCAACAAAACCMTACTGATAGTGGGAGAGACMGGAACAGGGAAATCAACTCTGATCAATGCCATGGTCAACTACATCTTAGGTGTAGAGAACAAGAACCAAGTCTGTTTTGAGATTGTCGAGGAGGAAAAAAGAAGTCAGACTGAAAGTCAAACTACAGCGGTCACTGTTTATGAAGTGTTTGGACATGAGGGCCTGAGAGTCCCCTACTCTCTCACCATCATTGACACTCCTGGGTAYGGAGACACCAGAGGGATCCAAGAAGACAAACTGGTCGCTGAAATTCTGTATCAATTATTGATATGTTCAGATGGGATTCACCAAATTGATGTTGTGGGTTTTGTGGTAAAGGCAACTGAGAATCGACTCAGTGACAGACAGAAGTACATCTTCGATGCAGTTTTGTCTTTATTTGGCAAAGACATGGAGAAGAACATTGTAGCCCTCATAACACACTCAGATGGTGGGGAACCTACTTCTGCTCTGAAGGCCCTGGAAGTAGCAAAGGTCCCTGGTGCMAGAGATGAGARGAATCAACCTGTTTATTTCCTTTTCAACAACCGTCAGCGTAATGCTTSTTGTGAAACAGAGAAACAGGCTAAGAAAGAAGAATCCGCCATGAGGACTGCACAGGAAACATCAAAAGAWGGCATRRAGGAATTCACAGAGTTCCTTGGGGAMATAATACCTCAAAACGTGAAGATGACAGAAGGAGTTCTGAGAGAGCGCAAACGACTGGAAGCGTGTATCATCAACTTACAGGAGAGAATTGAGAAGATCGAGCTGAAGCAGAATGAGATCCAGCAGACTCAAAGAGCTCTAGAGGGGCacaaggaagagatggagagcaaCCAGGACTTTACATTCTATGTGGATGTGCCTTACACAGAAAAAATCAAACTGGAGACAGGATGGGCTACCACCTGCAAAACCTGTAAGGAGAACTGTCATCATCCAGATTGTTGGAGTTGGACACTATTGTCATGGTGCATTGTTATGAAAAGTAGCAACTGCACTGTGTGTACTAAGAAGTGCTCTGCCTCAAGTCATGAGAAAACACAAGAAATATATGTACATAAGACCAAAAAGGAAGAAAGGACTCACGATAATCTAAAAAAGAAGTATGAAATCAATGAGAAAGGGCTGGGTGAAAAGGAGAATTTGATCTCTGCAATTGAGGAAGATTTGAAGAAAGCTAAGGATAAAAAATTCCATCTGGTGGAAGAATCATACCAGTGTGTGATGAGCCTGGAAGAGATTGCTCTAAAAGCTGATGCATTTTCCACTCATGTACATCTGGACTTACTGATTGAGAAGAtgaaggagacaggaaacacagacaaGGTTCAGAAACTggaggagatgaagaagagagctGAGGAGGAACCCAAGGAAGGGATGAGTTACTTCAGAACTGGATTGAAGTGGGGAGGTAAAGTATGTGATTTCTTTCAATGA